Genomic segment of Perca flavescens isolate YP-PL-M2 chromosome 7, PFLA_1.0, whole genome shotgun sequence:
aaaaacagtgaaaaccggacattttaatgaatttataaacCCTCCccccggacagtaggtaaaaagtggacatgtccgggcaaaagaggacgtttggtcaccaTACCCACACCTCTCCTGGTTATCCTTTGAATGACACAATCCACTCGCCATACAATGTCGCCTTACAGGCACTAGCCCTCACCGTAActttaaacataaccattgccgcggTGCCTGGAAggtgacgttgggggcttaaaataaaaccaacactGGGAggagctcagctgtgtgtgtgtgtgtgtgtgtctgtgtctgtgtctgtgtgtgtgtctgtgtgagcgagacacaagtgacagagagacggagagagcagggaaaggaaatgcagaagaacgtattttaaatagcgtttaaaaaaacgccacacaatagtctatgtgtgggaaacactggagtTCACCTGCATCGTTTTTTACTCTGTAAGTTTTCAGTAATTCAGAGTTACTTTTATCGTTACATTTATAGGCTACACTGCTACTTTTAGCAATCACTGATCAATCTTttaccatctctctctctctctctctctctctctctctctctctctctctctctctctctctctcacacacacactcgttttattgaattaataaatggcacttttttaaagtatttaatgtgtcaactctcacTGATTTGTGCTTACTCATTAGGCCTACATGGCGTTTTtagttttaaggagtaggagttggTATACATATTCAGGGGAGCGCAAGGACTGGTGGCATTTGTGATCTTATGTGGTGGGCCGGTCTGGGAcgatttttggtcccagtcctTTCCTCGCCGTTGTGGAATTTAACTTGTAGGcttttttttactcaagtagcctactgCACGCTACTTCAGTTCTAAGGtatatgtagcctacttttCTTAAATATATTCATTTCATACTACTTTGGACTTCTATTCTATAGGTGACGTGattcttgtttttttccatcaatattcaatttccaTGGTTAGGGTTAACAGAATGTGGTAAAGTTGGTGCGTCACTGATTACCGATATGGCCACGCCTGTGTCCGACAAGAAGCTGCAGCCGTCAGGAACAGCCCACATTCACCATTGTGGATTAGCAGCAGCCAGTGATTCTTCGCATTTAGTTGGGTAAGTCAAAACACTGTTCCCATGCTTGAACAAACTAACGGTTACACCGCAGAAACAAACCGAAAACAAAATGCTGTTACCATTTGAACTTGACTAAAACCATACCCAGGTAGCAAACAGACGTTGGGCCAACGTCAATATTGGTTGGTTACGTTGGCCCAACCTATACAACAGAAATACAACGTTGGGCCAACGTTGGTATGGTCAGCTGCGATGGCCCGACCTATCTGACAGAAATACAACGTTGGGCCAACGTTCGTATGGTCAGCTGCAATGGCCGTTACTTCCCTCAAAATATATGCTTGCAGCATTTCATGTTTTATCACTCTTCCCAGTAAACATGGCGAAAAGAATATTTTTCTGGCTCGTTTTTATGACGTTTTTTCCAAGGAATACAATGCATCAAATGTGTGAAATCAGAACAATGTATTTATTAAAGATTACAAAGAAATTACAGGAAATCATATGACAAAAGATGgatgaataaaataatataacaataataatttcctCTACATTCACATTTTGTGTAAAACTGAATATGTAACATAAGGGGGTAAAATGAGGTAACGTTCaatctttcctttttttaagtacTTTATTAAAGTTTATGCAAAACAAGTTTACtgtataaatacagtataagtaATAACATACAAAACCAAGATAAAACATGTGCAAATCATtgcataatgtgcaaaatataataatatattattatattttcctGGACTTAAAACACATTCAATGCATATTGAATGTGTTTTAAGTCCAGGATCTTTCATTAAGTGCTGTGACACAGTGGCTGTTTATTACAGTCTGCTGTAAAAACGTTACATCtggttttaaataaattttcCTGGGCTAATCCCTTatcaaaaaaaaagctttgctaCAGACAGCAGCCCAGTGTGTTGACAAACAAGTCACCAACACCGACACTTACTTTTAGCTTACTTCGTGTTTCATACAAtacatttcagaaacatttacttGTTAATCATTGTTTTAGTTGTCTGACAAGTCATCTAAATAAACCTTTCCCAGCAGCAGATCCGTTTGACATGTAAAACACCGTATGTAAACAATGTACAGTTTATTTAGCTATGTAAACACCGTATTTTATAGGTATCATACCCTGTCCTCGCTTACACAACATGAATACCATCTAAACGTCTGGAtgcattatatactgtctatggatgcaTCGGACCTAAAGATGAGCGCGAGCTCATTCTTACAAGAGAACGGTGAGTGTGTGATATAGAATTGTACCGTTATTTTCCGTTATCTTCTAACCGTTAGCCTCCACTTCAGCCGTTCACGTTAGCCCAGCCAGTTCAAGGTAATCTGCTCGattaaatatattgttttgttatatatttgtttcaatATGTAATCAATCTGTTATCTAGTAAGGCTCGATCTGTTATATGGCTTCACGTTAGCAATCTGATGTAAATTTCGCCTTATAATTTAGCATACCGGTAATTTAGCGACAGCTAGCATCTACATCTAGCCTGCTAGCTTCTAGCtaacagttaacgttagctagctatcgAGCCATAGCTAGGTAAACATAGCTTTCGTAGGCATACGCTAGCTAGATTAAACAGAATCGAAATCGGCTGTAATTAACGTTAGTTATTTGTTTGGCAGCATATTACAGAGATACGTAACTACACGCTAGCTATGTCTGCAAACATTTATTCTGACAGAACACTTAAACGTCAGGCAAAGCGGAGGGCTTACAACGTCCTTAGTGAGGTTTATAGTGAGGTTAACGTCAATGCTGAATCTGACGCAGCCGACGTAAATATATGCCTGGCAAAAAACCTCCCTGCTGATGATGTGTGGTCAGACACTGTATCTGATTGGCCCATGTCCTATGAATCAGACGAGTTAGAGACTGAGTTTAATGTTGACGATAACGTGATTGGTGAATTTTGGTCAGATGCTCTAACAGAAACTGACTCAAGTGATGACGAATCTGTTGAGTCTGCAGAGTGTCTTGGGGAGGAGCTCAGAGGTTGGGCAATAGACAGCCAAATACCACAATGCCACCTAAATGGGCTCTTGGGCATCCTGAGAATATATCATCCATATCTCCCGAAGGATGCCCGCACTCTTTTAAGtattatttaaaattaattattattttagtatATATTATTTTGGAGTTGAGAAAGGCATTAGGCATGTGTTAAACCAGATAGACCCTCTCCCAAAAGCCATTCATTTACAAGTGAATATTGATGGACTACCTTTGTTCAAAAGCAGCAATCAGCAGTTCTGGCCCATTCTAGGCTTGGTAGAGGAAGACAAAACAAAGCAACCATTCGTCATCGCTTTATATCTTGGATCTAAAAAACCAGAGAATGTCAATCTGTTCCTGGAAACATTTGTGAATGAATATGGAAAGCTTAAATTAGAGGATGTGGATGTAATTGGCAAATTTGTAGATATTAAAATTTCCAATTTTGTTTGCGATGCAAGTGCGAGGGCTTTTGTAAAAAACATTAAAGCCCACAATGCATACCACGGCTGTGAAAAATGCACACAGGAGGGAACATGGGCGGAAAATCGCATGACTTTTCCTGAAGTTGATTCACCCTTACGGACAGATACGTCTTTTATTAATAAAGATGATGAGTTTCACCATAAAGGGACCAGTGTTTTGACAGGGGTTGGAATTGGTATGGTCACCCAATTTCCATTAGATGTTATGCACCTGGTTTTTCTTGGGGTTATGAGAAAGTTGATAGGTTTTTGGATGAGGGGACCACTTCCAACTCGTTTAGGTGCTCATCAGATAGGCCTAATTTCTGCAGCTCTTATGTCCTTTGCCATGACACTCCCCAGAGAGTTTGCACGGAAAGGGAGATCACTTGTTGAGGTAGATAGGTGGAAAGCAACAGAGTTCAGAACTTTTCTCCTGTACACTGGTCCAGTGGCACTGAAAGACCATCTGCCAAATGTTCTATACCACAATTTTATGCTTCTGCATGTAGCCATTCGGATTTTATGCTGCCCCTCACTGTGCCTCCAGTACTGTGATTTTGCTGAAAAGTTACTGATCACATTTGTTGAGCATTTTCAATCTGTTTATGGTAATTACGTTGTGTATAACATACACGGGCTGACACATCTTGCCAATGATGCAAGGCAGTTTGGTGTGCTGCATAATTTCTCAGCTTTCCCATTTGAGAACTTCCtctacacattaaaaaaaatgattaggACCCCTACCCAGCCCCTTCAACAGATCATCAGGAGATTGTCAGAAAAAGCAAATGTCAGAACTAAAAAAAGGGTTTGCAAGGATGGTTTTTACCAGGAACATAAGAATGGGCCTTTTCCATACAATGTGACATCTCAGCAGTTTACACAGTATAAGCAATATGTAAATGGTGGATCTTCAATTAGTTTATCAGAGGGAGACAACTATATTCTGTTCAATGGAGATATTTATATagtgaaaaatattttaaaagacaAGGAAGCATCGCATCTAGTCTGTCTTAAATTCCAAAACAAGTCTTCTTTTTTCACCTATCCCATTGATTCATCGAGTCTTGATATATCCTTTGTGAAACAACCCGGGCAGTCATTGACTATTGTTCCTACGCAGACTGTTTCAAAAGTCCTTCTTTTACAGTATAAGGATGGGTTTGTGGCATATCCTTTACTGCATACTGCTTGATTCTCCCCCCCTGCATCTGACAAATGTACAGTACTTACCAATCATAAAGAATAGTAATAATAAGATTTAGAATAGTTTAGATCATTTCCACGGTTAGGGAAATTAATAGAGCTTCAATAAATGTATATAGTTTGTAACActagatatttatttttatttttattttttatagatgtATTCAATAGTTGTTTTTACTGAAAAGAATGAGACAGAGGTTATACCAAGTGACTGGCTGAGCATCGAcaaaaaagtttccttttggccCCCATATAACGGTACAAGATGTAGAAAAgcagttgaaaaaaatgaaactcCTGATGAAGAATGGGACGAATATGAAACTGAATGGGTGGCTGAGTATGGTAAGTTATTGAGTAAGTATTAAGAAATATAGAGAAAtaactattcaaatatattgCTCAAAATTAAAGATGCTGCTTGTGAGCTATGCCTAGACAAGCAgttcttttcaaatgttcagatAATAGGTTTAGTGATGTTGTTTGTTTCTATATTTAGGTTCCTATGAAAAAGCCAGAAGAAAGCTGGTGAAGTTCTGTGAAGGCAACAGTTTGGAGTCTACAGATGAGGACAGTGTACGGAAAAGAGTGTATGTTTCCACTGTTCTCTGTTCTCCTTTTATAGCCTACTGCTTATTTGCAGTATAAAAATTGATTACTCTTAATGTGTCCAACAGACCATCGGCAAAATATGTAAATGGATTTACATCTGGTACAGCCTCAGGAAGACCTCCAGTGCAGGCCTCAACAAGCTGGCTCCACACAGGTACAGACGAAAACATTCAGTGGTCATTGCACCAGCCTTGAGGAATTATTTCCCCATAATGGTCACCACAGATTCCTTAAATCCAAATTAAAGATTTGGGAATATCGTCCCTAGAGTTGTAGATAGAATGTAAATAGAATAATAATTCCAAGGGGACGATATGTTGAAAGGAACTTTTGAACAGTAGTCACTTTCCTGTTGTATAAGATTGCAGGGAAACTGTATGGAAGTAAATGTTGTGATGTTTGGCAATAGATTGTACATTCTACTGATTCTGTTTCTTACTGTTTCATATGCAGAGACAATGGAAAGACCAAAAAAGAAATTCTGCAGTAATGGAGCCAAAAGCCTGACCTTGCCAACCATACCACTATTTGCACCATCAGCACCTGCTGTGACAGTCCCTGAACCAAGACAAGATGGTACATATAACTATTCCAAACCTTTTACAATAGTTTACTTGGAGTTTTTAGCAATTACCCTTTTAGTCTATAACATGAATTAGAAACTGTTCaagtaacaaaaataaaatgaatgtaaCCAAAAAGAACTTTGCCTGGCTAAGTTTTACTATTTTCAAATGATAAACCCTTTTCACaaccacaatttaaaaaaaaaacttgggatGTTATGTAAAATGTCCAACTCTTGTAAACCCATATTTAGGACATGGACAACATATCAAATgttgaaaatgtcaaattttacTATTTTATAGGAAATGTAAGCACATTTTGAATTTAATGCCAGCaacatgtctaaaaaaaaaagctgggatTGATACAACAAAAGGCTGGAAAAGTTATGTTATGATAAAGACAACAAAACAAGAgacacagtctctctctttaTACGTTCAATTCTGTATAGTTATAATGTTGCATCTTATGTTTGTCTTATTCAGAAAGAGAACTCCGGCTCTACCAGATGCTGGAAGAGATAAAGGGTCAAGTCAGGCAGAATACGCTCCTCCTTCAGGCCATACTGAGAAGAGAGAATGCAACTGAAGTTGTAAATGAGGAATTTCAGTTTCCTTTAAGGAGCATGACAGGCATAAAAGATCTGGAGGATAGGCtgtcaaacagagacacacaacgtTCTCTAGTAAATTCTAATGATGTTCAGTAACTTCACTTAAAATAATACTAACATATATAGAGACCTAGACCTGATTTACTGCTGCTTAACACATGATTTGTTTTCATAGACAAGATATCTTACCAGCTTGGGTGGAACATCTGCCAAAGACATTGTCCACAGAATCATGAGGGAGATTATGACCAATGAGTTGGCCAACAATTTTAATTGGCAAGGGAGAGGACAGAAGAGCCCCTTTTCTACGCTCTTGCTGGCAAAAGTTGTCATAGgtgatatgttttaaaaaacattcaaatattcAAAACTTAGACATAACTTTGAAATAGCAAAAGAGGAAACAACCCcttacagcagtggttcccaacctggggtccgggcacccccagggggggcggcaaagatcacagggggggcgcgagtctttatctggtttgaggttgaggtaaaaaaaaatgttttgcacatgttaaacaaattataatacactagaatatctaatgtatacaaaagtctgtatgaaaactatatattttgttgtatcctcaattttcctgccccacggcatcactattttatgaatgaaacatgccggagaaacagtgct
This window contains:
- the LOC114558163 gene encoding uncharacterized protein LOC114558163 isoform X2, with amino-acid sequence MYSIVVFTEKNETEVIPSDWLSIDKKVSFWPPYNGTRCRKAVEKNETPDEEWDEYETEWVAEYGSYEKARRKLVKFCEGNSLESTDEDSVRKRVPSAKYVNGFTSGTASGRPPVQASTSWLHTETMERPKKKFCSNGAKSLTLPTIPLFAPSAPAVTVPEPRQDERELRLYQMLEEIKGQVRQNTLLLQAILRRENATEVVNEEFQFPLRSMTGIKDLEDRLSNRDTQRSLTRYLTSLGGTSAKDIVHRIMREIMTNELANNFNWQGRGQKSPFSTLLLAKVVIDAAKKQGTKVVEAEEKIKTWLKYSGDRNGGRKKRATEKEKQMPPPHANSSSCESE
- the LOC114558163 gene encoding uncharacterized protein LOC114558163 isoform X1, which translates into the protein MYSIVVFTEKNETEVIPSDWLSIDKKVSFWPPYNGTRCRKAVEKNETPDEEWDEYETEWVAEYGSYEKARRKLVKFCEGNSLESTDEDSVRKRVPSAKYVNGFTSGTASGRPPVQASTSWLHTETMERPKKKFCSNGAKSLTLPTIPLFAPSAPAVTVPEPRQDERELRLYQMLEEIKGQVRQNTLLLQAILRRENATEVVNEEFQFPLRSMTGIKDLEDRLSNRDTQRSLTRYLTSLGGTSAKDIVHRIMREIMTNELANNFNWQGRGQKSPFSTLLLAKVVIDAAKKQGTKVVEAEEKIKTWLKYSGDRNGGRKKRATEKEKQMPPPHANSSSCESECKCLPMIVFSSSV